The following coding sequences are from one Gemmatimonadaceae bacterium window:
- a CDS encoding flavin prenyltransferase UbiX, whose product MNQRAPLVFGVTGASGAPYAVRLLQQLAAAEIHVSLIVSSHGMRLFETETEIRSIDDLQRAVGDDPWKEFVTVYSNDDRGAPPASGSALSSGMVICPCSMGTLSAISAGASRSLIERAADVALKEHRKLVLVPRETPLSAIHLANMLRVTRAGAVVLPAAPAFYTRPSTIEDMVDFIVARILDQLDVPHGLGKRWDGAKAE is encoded by the coding sequence ATGAATCAGCGTGCGCCGCTGGTTTTTGGAGTCACGGGCGCGTCCGGTGCACCGTACGCTGTCCGGCTGTTGCAACAACTCGCAGCGGCAGAAATTCATGTGTCGCTGATTGTATCGTCCCACGGGATGCGGCTTTTCGAAACGGAGACGGAGATACGATCGATTGACGATCTCCAGCGCGCCGTCGGTGATGACCCCTGGAAGGAATTCGTCACGGTATACAGCAACGATGACCGGGGCGCGCCTCCAGCCTCGGGTTCGGCGCTTAGCTCCGGGATGGTGATCTGCCCCTGCTCCATGGGAACGCTGTCGGCGATCAGCGCTGGTGCGTCAAGATCGCTCATTGAAAGGGCTGCTGACGTCGCGCTCAAGGAACATCGCAAGCTCGTTCTCGTGCCCCGTGAGACACCACTCAGCGCGATACATCTGGCCAACATGCTGCGGGTAACGCGCGCCGGGGCGGTTGTCCTCCCGGCGGCACCCGCTTTTTACACCCGTCCGTCGACGATTGAAGACATGGTCGATTTCATCGTTGCTCGCATACTCGACCAGCTGGACGTTCCCCACGGCCTGGGCAAGCGATGGGATGGGGCGAAGGCAGAGTAG
- a CDS encoding GIY-YIG nuclease family protein yields MRDSGAATLIDCAPLQKKAVAAGRRERTSDAQLATMRNLVTAGTADRPGIYRMLSSTGEVVYVGKSKRIRSRLLSYFRCAYPGDKGARILREAETIDWEYTPSEFAALLQELRLIKRFRPRLNVAMKRDALHYSFIRITRGAAPKLAVVRGASADDGSIYYGPFVGARRIGDAIRELSDALMLRDCRADLKMHFSDQQELFQLMPRTPGCIRHEIAKCLGPCVGGCSVGEYDERVSLARAFLDGSSDGPIETLRGKMEQASMMLEFERAGSYRDKLARLDALRAQFNRLRFAVETLSFVYTVPGHQGDDRVYLVKRGVVRAELEKPRSTWQRAKMKRLVDDIFSTVEKSTTRIPTHEIDELLLLSSWFRRFPGEMGHTRQVM; encoded by the coding sequence ATGCGCGACAGCGGTGCAGCTACTCTGATTGACTGTGCGCCTCTGCAGAAAAAGGCTGTCGCAGCGGGCCGCCGGGAGCGAACCAGCGATGCGCAGCTGGCGACAATGCGCAACCTTGTGACAGCCGGCACTGCCGACCGGCCGGGCATTTACAGAATGCTGTCGTCGACCGGTGAGGTAGTCTATGTCGGCAAGTCAAAGCGCATTCGCAGCCGGCTGCTGAGCTATTTCCGTTGTGCGTACCCTGGAGACAAGGGCGCGCGCATACTGCGTGAAGCCGAGACCATAGACTGGGAGTACACCCCAAGCGAGTTTGCCGCGTTGTTGCAGGAGTTGCGGCTGATAAAGCGTTTTCGCCCGCGTCTCAACGTCGCCATGAAACGCGATGCCCTGCACTATTCGTTCATCAGGATCACACGTGGCGCTGCACCGAAGCTGGCGGTGGTTCGCGGGGCGTCTGCAGACGACGGGTCGATCTACTATGGGCCTTTCGTTGGAGCTCGCCGCATCGGCGACGCCATTCGTGAGTTGAGCGACGCGCTCATGCTGCGGGACTGCAGGGCAGACCTGAAGATGCACTTCAGCGATCAACAGGAGCTTTTTCAGCTGATGCCCCGAACGCCGGGCTGCATCCGCCACGAAATCGCGAAGTGCCTTGGCCCGTGTGTCGGTGGGTGCAGCGTTGGAGAGTATGACGAGCGTGTTTCCCTGGCAAGGGCGTTTCTCGACGGATCGAGCGACGGACCGATCGAGACGCTCCGGGGAAAAATGGAGCAGGCGAGTATGATGCTGGAGTTTGAACGGGCTGGATCCTATCGCGACAAGCTTGCCCGGCTCGATGCGCTGCGGGCGCAATTCAATCGGCTCAGGTTTGCTGTGGAGACCCTTTCGTTTGTGTACACCGTGCCGGGCCACCAGGGAGACGACCGCGTCTATCTTGTCAAGCGCGGAGTCGTGCGGGCGGAATTGGAGAAACCCAGGTCAACGTGGCAGCGGGCAAAAATGAAGCGCCTGGTCGATGACATTTTTTCCACGGTTGAGAAATCGACCACGCGCATCCCCACTCATGAAATCGATGAATTGCTTCTCCTTTCATCCTGGTTCCGGCGCTTCCCCGGTGAAATGGGACACACGCGGCAGGTGATGTAG
- the mutM gene encoding bifunctional DNA-formamidopyrimidine glycosylase/DNA-(apurinic or apyrimidinic site) lyase, whose protein sequence is MPELPETETIARDLDRTLSGRTIMAATVTRPDVLREVSVAELVKRVCGATIERSWRRAKLIVLDLSTSDRIVVQPRFTGALIVDDGTLDAGLLAYSTIRLDLDDGRSVHYRDIRRLGTFSLMDAERFAVCTARIGKEPLDRSFTVQHLSVLVRESIQPVKKVLMDQRRIAGIGNIYANEALWRAGIDPSRRGKTIRTAEFERLHHAIVSVLEESIALRGTTFRDYVDSRGQRGGFAAQLQAYGRDGKPCNRCGAKLIGTHAVDGRATVFCARCQS, encoded by the coding sequence GTGCCCGAGCTTCCTGAGACAGAGACGATCGCGAGGGATCTCGACCGCACGCTGTCGGGCCGAACGATCATGGCGGCCACGGTCACTCGGCCCGATGTCCTGCGGGAGGTCAGCGTCGCAGAGCTTGTAAAACGCGTTTGCGGTGCCACGATCGAGCGGAGCTGGAGACGCGCGAAACTGATCGTTCTCGATCTTTCGACCAGCGACCGGATCGTAGTTCAGCCCCGGTTCACGGGCGCGCTGATCGTGGATGATGGAACGCTCGACGCCGGGCTGCTCGCCTACTCGACCATTCGCCTCGATCTCGATGACGGGCGATCGGTTCACTATCGCGACATTCGACGCCTTGGCACCTTTTCGCTCATGGATGCGGAGAGATTCGCAGTCTGCACCGCTCGCATCGGAAAGGAACCTCTTGACCGGTCGTTCACAGTGCAGCATTTATCGGTGCTTGTTCGGGAATCGATTCAGCCGGTAAAGAAGGTGTTGATGGACCAGCGCAGGATAGCGGGCATCGGGAATATCTACGCCAACGAAGCACTTTGGCGGGCCGGGATTGACCCGTCGCGCCGCGGAAAAACCATTCGAACTGCCGAGTTCGAGCGCCTGCACCATGCGATCGTGTCGGTGCTTGAAGAATCGATTGCTCTTCGCGGCACTACCTTCCGGGACTACGTCGACTCGCGCGGCCAGCGCGGTGGCTTCGCCGCACAGCTTCAGGCTTATGGCAGGGATGGCAAGCCCTGTAACCGCTGCGGTGCAAAGCTTATTGGAACCCACGCGGTAGACGGCCGGGCAACCGTTTTCTGCGCGCGTTGTCAGTCGTGA
- the purD gene encoding phosphoribosylamine--glycine ligase — MKVLLVGSGAREHAIAAKLLRDEPLLDLIAAPGNAGLAEIVECIPVQPGDIRGLLGFAARARVDMTVVGPEGPLADGIADVFTGASAPIFGPLRAAAEIETSKRFAKLLMAEAGVPTASATYHTVALDARAAVHRLGSPVVIKASGLAAGKGVIVARSNEEAERAIDMMLRDREFGDAGAEILVEEFMDGEELSVFGITDGTHVIPMLPAQDHKRLLDGDAGPNTGGMGAYAPVSVATPQVIEEIVTRVFEPTLRALRGCGRPFHGLLYAGLMLTRDGPRVVEFNCRFGDPETQAILPLMRSSLLDLMYSVATGGSLAEYGNIVWEPMYSVATVLAAHGYPDAPRVGDSVRLPAVPPAVDVFHAGTRRIMESGELVTSGGRILTVTGIGPSITEAAACSRTHAGKVSFAGKQFRRDIAWRELERSARAS; from the coding sequence ATGAAAGTGCTCCTCGTTGGGAGTGGCGCGCGCGAACATGCGATCGCGGCCAAACTCCTGCGGGACGAGCCGTTACTCGACCTCATAGCCGCCCCTGGCAACGCCGGGCTCGCGGAGATCGTCGAGTGTATTCCGGTACAGCCTGGTGATATCCGTGGCCTGCTGGGCTTCGCCGCCCGGGCGCGCGTTGATATGACCGTCGTTGGGCCTGAAGGGCCACTTGCAGACGGCATCGCCGACGTATTTACCGGGGCCAGCGCTCCCATCTTCGGGCCCCTCAGGGCAGCGGCGGAGATCGAGACATCGAAGCGATTTGCGAAACTGCTGATGGCCGAGGCCGGCGTTCCGACAGCGTCGGCCACGTATCATACGGTGGCGCTCGACGCACGTGCGGCAGTACATCGGCTTGGATCACCGGTGGTGATCAAGGCGTCCGGTCTGGCGGCAGGCAAAGGGGTGATTGTTGCGCGGAGCAACGAGGAGGCGGAACGCGCCATCGACATGATGCTGCGCGACCGGGAGTTTGGCGACGCAGGTGCCGAAATTCTCGTGGAGGAGTTCATGGATGGAGAGGAGTTGTCGGTGTTTGGAATCACCGACGGCACTCATGTGATACCGATGCTGCCTGCCCAGGACCACAAACGCCTGCTCGACGGCGATGCCGGGCCCAACACTGGCGGAATGGGGGCCTACGCGCCGGTCTCCGTCGCCACACCGCAGGTGATCGAGGAAATCGTCACCCGCGTCTTCGAGCCGACACTCAGGGCGCTTCGCGGTTGTGGGCGGCCTTTCCATGGCCTGCTTTACGCCGGCCTGATGCTCACGCGCGACGGACCCAGAGTGGTCGAATTCAACTGCCGGTTCGGCGATCCGGAAACGCAGGCAATCCTGCCGCTCATGCGAAGCTCACTGCTGGACCTGATGTACTCAGTCGCGACTGGCGGATCGCTGGCCGAATATGGAAATATTGTATGGGAGCCCATGTATTCGGTGGCAACGGTTCTCGCGGCACATGGTTATCCGGACGCTCCGCGAGTTGGCGATTCAGTTCGGCTTCCGGCAGTTCCGCCTGCGGTAGATGTGTTTCATGCGGGGACTCGCCGTATCATGGAGTCCGGAGAGCTTGTGACTTCCGGCGGCCGGATCCTCACCGTTACGGGAATCGGACCTTCTATTACTGAAGCAGCGGCCTGCTCGCGAACCCACGCCGGCAAGGTCTCTTTTGCCGGGAAACAGTTCAGGCGGGACATCGCATGGCGGGAGCTCGAGCGCAGTGCCCGAGCTTCCTGA
- a CDS encoding PLP-dependent aspartate aminotransferase family protein, translating to MTRIFDEDALASFGTRAIHAGQRPDPLSGAIMTPIYTTSTYVQDALGENKGYEYARGKNPTREALERNVAALEGGVHGFAFSSGMGCLDSLMKLFRSGDHIVCGENVYGGTFRLFDRILANFGLTFTFVDSRDPQRIADACSADTRAVLIETPTNPLMRLTDLGAAGEIAKRADALFIVDNTFATPFFQRPFEHGADIVYHSTTKYLNGHSDMIGGMAVVRDDGIAEKLQFIQNAAGAVPGPFDSWLALRGTKTLHLRMPRHDANGRRIASCLVDMLGAENVIYPGLDSHPQHDLARRQMTGFGGMISVELGTKARAAEVLGKVRVFALAESLGGVESLISHPASMTHASVPAERRATLGITEGLVRLSCGVEDVEDLLADVEHAFA from the coding sequence ATGACCCGAATTTTCGACGAAGACGCGCTGGCGTCGTTTGGCACCCGCGCCATCCATGCCGGTCAGCGACCGGACCCGCTGTCGGGCGCGATCATGACGCCTATCTACACCACCTCGACCTATGTCCAGGATGCGCTTGGCGAGAACAAGGGCTACGAATACGCCCGGGGCAAGAATCCCACTCGCGAAGCTCTCGAGCGCAACGTCGCGGCGCTTGAAGGCGGTGTGCACGGCTTCGCCTTTAGCAGCGGAATGGGATGTCTCGACTCGCTGATGAAACTTTTTCGATCGGGCGATCACATCGTATGCGGAGAGAATGTTTACGGGGGCACGTTCCGGCTGTTCGACCGGATTCTCGCCAACTTCGGCCTGACGTTCACGTTTGTGGACAGCCGAGACCCGCAGCGCATTGCCGACGCCTGTTCGGCTGACACGCGAGCGGTGCTCATCGAGACGCCGACGAATCCTCTCATGCGCCTTACCGACCTTGGTGCCGCCGGCGAAATAGCCAAACGCGCCGATGCATTGTTCATCGTCGACAACACATTCGCGACTCCATTTTTTCAGCGGCCGTTCGAGCATGGTGCAGATATCGTGTATCATTCCACCACCAAATACCTCAACGGCCACAGCGACATGATCGGCGGGATGGCAGTTGTCCGCGATGACGGAATTGCGGAGAAATTACAGTTTATCCAGAATGCAGCGGGCGCCGTTCCCGGGCCGTTCGATTCGTGGCTTGCCCTGCGCGGCACGAAGACCCTTCACCTGCGAATGCCGCGTCATGACGCAAACGGCCGCCGCATTGCTTCGTGCCTGGTTGACATGCTGGGCGCGGAAAACGTGATCTATCCCGGGCTGGATTCGCATCCCCAGCACGATCTGGCCCGACGGCAGATGACGGGATTCGGAGGCATGATATCGGTCGAGCTGGGGACCAAGGCGCGGGCCGCCGAGGTGCTCGGCAAGGTGCGCGTTTTTGCTCTCGCCGAGTCGCTCGGTGGGGTGGAGAGTCTCATCAGCCATCCGGCGTCGATGACACACGCATCCGTGCCTGCCGAGCGTCGCGCCACGCTGGGGATCACCGAAGGCCTGGTGCGGCTTTCCTGCGGTGTCGAGGATGTCGAGGATCTGCTTGCGGATGTGGAGCACGCATTCGCCTAG
- a CDS encoding endonuclease/exonuclease/phosphatase family protein, whose amino-acid sequence MRLTDVMRQGRWHVLLLLLAGCAPPASNAALPSIRVLVYNIHAGKDASGVDNLERVAEVVRESGADVAMLQEVDRRTRRSGNVDQVARLASLTGFRAAFGKTLDYQGGEYGIAILSRRSIRSDTLLRLPVNPPQERSGAGYEPRGALRATILTSLGEVRVLNTHIDPSREDFYRLQEARELVRIGRALQADGSTVLLGGDLNSEPESAVMAIFAASGWKDGWRCGNGNGFSYPAKLPVKRIDYLLLPLEVRCRTARVIESQASDHLPVLYEIETVARSRDRT is encoded by the coding sequence GTGAGACTGACGGATGTCATGCGGCAGGGCCGGTGGCATGTGTTGTTGCTCTTGCTTGCCGGATGTGCACCGCCTGCCAGCAACGCCGCTTTGCCGTCCATCCGCGTGCTCGTTTACAACATCCACGCCGGAAAGGATGCGAGCGGGGTCGACAATCTCGAGCGGGTAGCGGAGGTCGTCCGCGAGAGTGGTGCCGACGTGGCGATGTTGCAGGAAGTGGATCGTCGAACCAGGCGATCCGGAAATGTCGATCAGGTGGCGCGTCTCGCGTCGCTGACCGGGTTCCGCGCAGCATTTGGAAAGACGCTCGATTACCAGGGCGGGGAATACGGGATCGCCATATTGTCGCGGCGAAGTATCCGGTCTGATACTCTGCTGCGTCTTCCCGTAAACCCGCCGCAGGAACGGTCCGGCGCGGGCTACGAACCCCGCGGCGCGCTTCGGGCAACCATCCTGACGTCGCTTGGCGAGGTGCGCGTACTGAACACCCACATCGATCCATCGCGCGAAGATTTCTACAGGCTCCAGGAAGCCCGCGAGCTGGTGCGCATCGGCCGTGCACTTCAGGCCGACGGCAGTACCGTCCTTCTCGGCGGTGACCTGAACTCCGAGCCGGAGAGTGCAGTGATGGCGATTTTTGCTGCATCCGGATGGAAAGACGGATGGCGGTGTGGCAACGGGAACGGTTTTAGCTACCCGGCGAAACTGCCTGTCAAGCGGATCGATTATCTGCTGCTGCCGCTGGAAGTCCGCTGCCGGACGGCGAGAGTCATCGAGAGTCAGGCGTCCGATCATCTTCCGGTGCTCTACGAGATTGAGACCGTTGCTCGTTCACGCGACCGGACATGA
- the glmM gene encoding phosphoglucosamine mutase has translation MAYEGLMVSVSGVRGRVGEALTPEVMAKFAAGFGAWARQRAGGVPAKVVVGRDSRVSGPMFHPVVISALQSVGCGVIDVGMAPTPTIQLAVEHHHAAGGLAITASHNPIEWNALKFISSSGLFLDPAESMEMRAVVDGDIRRATWDEIGIIETDTSAIARHIKAVLAIPFLDVAGIQRRGYHVALDCVCGAGGIFMPELLRQLGCRVSAINLETTGRFPHSPEPIAENLGDLERLVLESKADVGFAVDPDVDRLALVSDEGKAIGEDYTLALAAKIVLRHRQGGVVTNLSTSRIVDDIAREANRSVIRAPVGEVNVATRMRSESAAIGGEGNGGVILPELHLGRDAPVGAALILQLLHEEGRLLAAIVAGYPRYSIVKEKLDLPPAPLESVYTSLRKAFPDAHADMQDGLRLTWDDRWVHVRPSGTEPIVRVIAEAPSREDAEKLVRESRAPLEALSA, from the coding sequence ATGGCGTATGAAGGCCTGATGGTGAGTGTCTCGGGTGTCCGCGGTCGCGTCGGCGAGGCACTCACGCCCGAGGTCATGGCGAAGTTCGCGGCCGGGTTCGGGGCCTGGGCAAGGCAGCGCGCCGGGGGTGTGCCCGCAAAGGTCGTCGTGGGACGGGACAGCCGGGTGTCGGGACCGATGTTTCACCCGGTCGTAATTTCCGCCCTTCAATCCGTTGGTTGCGGCGTGATCGATGTCGGAATGGCGCCGACACCCACGATTCAGCTCGCGGTCGAGCATCACCACGCTGCAGGCGGACTTGCCATCACAGCCAGCCACAACCCGATCGAGTGGAATGCTCTCAAGTTCATCAGTTCCTCAGGACTCTTTCTCGACCCTGCCGAGTCGATGGAGATGCGTGCGGTCGTTGACGGTGATATCCGTCGCGCAACGTGGGATGAAATCGGGATCATCGAGACAGACACCAGCGCGATCGCCCGTCATATCAAGGCTGTGCTCGCAATTCCCTTTCTCGACGTCGCTGGAATTCAGCGGCGTGGCTATCACGTCGCACTCGATTGCGTCTGCGGCGCCGGCGGCATTTTCATGCCGGAGCTGCTGAGGCAGCTTGGCTGTCGCGTTTCAGCGATCAATCTTGAAACGACCGGAAGGTTCCCGCACTCCCCGGAACCTATTGCTGAAAACCTGGGTGATCTGGAGCGGCTTGTTCTCGAATCGAAAGCTGACGTCGGGTTTGCGGTGGATCCCGATGTTGACCGGCTTGCGCTTGTTTCCGATGAAGGGAAAGCGATTGGCGAGGATTACACTCTGGCTCTCGCCGCCAAGATTGTGCTGCGACATCGACAGGGAGGGGTGGTGACGAACCTTTCCACCAGCCGGATTGTCGACGATATCGCGAGGGAAGCCAACCGCTCTGTAATACGTGCGCCGGTGGGCGAGGTGAACGTCGCCACCCGCATGCGGTCGGAGAGCGCGGCGATAGGGGGTGAAGGCAACGGCGGTGTCATTCTTCCTGAGCTTCACCTTGGACGCGATGCTCCCGTTGGTGCGGCTCTTATCCTGCAGCTCCTCCACGAGGAAGGCCGGTTGCTGGCGGCAATCGTTGCGGGCTATCCGCGCTACTCCATCGTCAAGGAAAAGCTCGATCTGCCCCCGGCGCCCCTGGAGTCGGTTTACACGTCACTACGAAAAGCATTTCCGGATGCACATGCCGACATGCAGGACGGATTGCGGCTTACCTGGGATGACCGGTGGGTGCACGTGCGTCCGTCGGGAACCGAGCCAATAGTGAGGGTAATAGCCGAGGCACCTTCAAGGGAAGACGCGGAAAAACTGGTCCGGGAAAGCAGGGCACCGCTCGAAGCGCTCAGCGCTTAG